A window of the Bacteroidota bacterium genome harbors these coding sequences:
- a CDS encoding aryl-sulfate sulfotransferase — protein MKTILFFSLLFFYTMLWAQTNSVVYTYPKPGSTDHRSTTSVVVRFAHPVGFQNQTVPVSMELTDSEGILTTIRSTFSRDRKTLTAKPVSPLVSGETYRIRLFGPDISEEVSWTFSVRNEMDRETMEKMANWMRDHGDSQDFWDVSSSEKSERLVTPGPIPAITLDSVRNPAPGEFLFANNFPVAGGYGDYLYVLKNDGNFHKIVPTPRLRVTNFKPLDNGLYTYGDIYRDHYFTGGGAVSYQVIDTSFTIKETFEAADGYEADNHDFLLLPNGNHVFIIYEPQLVDLSSYASNGNPSALVVNSIIQELDPERNVVFMWRSLDYIPPSDSYLDLSGQIVDYTHFNSLDVTPDGHLLVTARTTSELIKINRQTGEIIWRLGGKKNQFTFLNDYDQYAPHYFAYPHDGHFLKNGNILLFDNGGLRPKPQFSRAVEYKLDELNKTATKVWEYRNKPDIYGANQGNAQRLENGNTVICWGSANLATKAPVATEVNAEGVIQAEINAVIGFRSYRVYKSEFINPPTPPSVSINDLVTGIDYEFRDETIQTGVAIRLNSAQLDYNYVKVVSESRPAINPVIFDQNQPEVLSRRIWIEQNGLSGFSASISFDAAVLGIADVSEWKVAYRNSRGAGLFIPVTTVAEPISQTLSISTGSFGEFIFYKQNEGRPLSDQVLLEFPSEGKRVLSGEPVRLRWASTHSVHVSHLQVASDSAFVSLLVNDSTITQTHYMLPPLDNGEQRYWRVRFSREQQKGNWSETRRFSATGPFIDIISPNGNETVTPGKKYFIQWESNDADSVNLFLKHATTGAVTVLVDSLLNTGSWYWTVPLSFQSGSLYKILVSDTNQPDITDSSDASFSVGLSVEGPTDGIVRKFRIQSVYPNPFNPETTLQLQVNREGVYQISVFDMLGRQVRIPDKVYLNRGEQSLRILATDWSSGLYVIRITGDDNQEAVKVVYAR, from the coding sequence ATGAAAACGATTTTGTTTTTTTCCCTTCTGTTTTTTTATACGATGTTATGGGCGCAAACCAACTCTGTCGTTTATACATATCCTAAACCAGGTTCCACCGACCACCGGTCAACCACATCAGTCGTGGTTCGGTTTGCACATCCTGTTGGTTTTCAAAATCAGACTGTTCCTGTCAGTATGGAATTGACCGACTCAGAAGGAATTTTGACAACTATCAGATCAACCTTCAGCAGGGATCGGAAAACACTGACTGCCAAACCCGTTTCCCCACTGGTGTCCGGTGAAACATACCGGATCCGCCTGTTTGGGCCGGACATTTCGGAAGAGGTCAGTTGGACTTTTTCGGTCAGAAATGAAATGGATCGGGAAACAATGGAAAAAATGGCGAATTGGATGAGGGACCATGGTGACAGTCAGGACTTTTGGGATGTTTCCTCTTCTGAAAAATCAGAAAGATTGGTAACACCGGGTCCTATACCGGCCATCACTCTTGATTCTGTTCGGAATCCAGCACCCGGAGAGTTTCTGTTTGCGAATAATTTCCCCGTAGCCGGCGGATATGGTGATTATTTGTATGTGCTTAAAAATGATGGAAACTTTCATAAAATCGTACCCACTCCCCGGCTGAGGGTCACCAATTTTAAACCGCTTGACAATGGATTGTACACCTATGGCGACATTTACCGGGATCATTATTTTACCGGTGGGGGGGCTGTTTCCTATCAGGTAATTGATACCTCGTTTACCATTAAAGAAACCTTTGAGGCTGCTGATGGATATGAGGCAGATAATCACGATTTCCTTTTACTTCCCAATGGTAACCATGTGTTTATCATCTATGAACCACAATTGGTTGATCTGAGCAGCTATGCATCGAATGGAAATCCGTCTGCTCTGGTTGTGAATTCGATTATTCAGGAATTGGATCCGGAGAGAAATGTGGTGTTTATGTGGAGAAGTCTGGATTATATTCCTCCCTCCGATTCCTACCTCGATTTATCTGGGCAGATAGTCGATTATACCCACTTTAATTCGCTGGATGTGACACCCGACGGGCATCTATTGGTAACCGCCCGAACAACCAGTGAACTGATTAAAATAAACAGGCAGACGGGTGAAATTATCTGGCGACTGGGTGGAAAAAAGAATCAATTCACCTTTCTGAATGATTATGATCAGTACGCCCCTCACTACTTCGCCTATCCGCATGACGGACATTTTTTGAAAAATGGAAATATTCTGTTGTTTGATAATGGCGGATTACGGCCGAAACCTCAGTTTTCCAGAGCGGTGGAATACAAACTGGATGAACTGAATAAAACGGCCACAAAGGTGTGGGAATACCGGAATAAACCCGACATCTATGGAGCGAATCAGGGTAATGCACAACGACTGGAAAATGGAAACACAGTCATCTGCTGGGGGAGTGCAAATCTGGCCACCAAGGCACCCGTTGCAACCGAAGTGAATGCGGAAGGAGTGATTCAGGCAGAAATAAACGCGGTAATCGGATTCCGGTCGTACCGTGTATATAAAAGTGAGTTTATCAATCCGCCTACGCCACCATCTGTGAGTATCAATGATCTGGTGACTGGAATCGACTATGAGTTCAGGGATGAGACCATTCAAACCGGAGTGGCAATCCGGCTCAATTCCGCACAGTTGGACTACAACTATGTTAAAGTGGTTTCCGAAAGCAGACCCGCCATCAATCCGGTCATCTTTGACCAGAACCAGCCAGAAGTCCTTTCGCGGCGCATCTGGATAGAACAGAATGGGCTGTCTGGTTTTTCAGCTTCCATTTCCTTTGATGCAGCGGTGTTGGGGATTGCTGATGTGAGTGAGTGGAAGGTGGCCTACCGAAACAGCCGGGGGGCGGGTCTTTTTATTCCGGTAACCACTGTTGCAGAACCGATCAGTCAAACACTTTCCATCAGTACCGGTTCATTCGGAGAGTTTATTTTCTATAAGCAGAATGAGGGACGGCCACTTTCCGATCAGGTTCTTCTGGAGTTTCCTTCCGAAGGGAAACGGGTTTTATCTGGTGAGCCGGTCAGACTCAGGTGGGCATCGACTCATTCTGTTCATGTCAGTCATCTGCAGGTGGCATCCGACTCTGCATTTGTCAGTTTGCTGGTGAATGATTCAACCATAACACAGACTCATTATATGCTTCCGCCGCTCGACAATGGTGAACAACGGTACTGGCGTGTCAGATTCAGTCGGGAGCAACAGAAAGGAAACTGGTCTGAAACTCGCCGGTTTTCTGCCACAGGACCATTTATAGATATCATTTCACCAAATGGCAATGAGACGGTGACTCCCGGCAAAAAATACTTTATTCAGTGGGAATCGAACGATGCAGATTCCGTGAATCTTTTTTTGAAACATGCAACGACCGGTGCAGTGACTGTTTTAGTTGACTCTCTTTTAAATACCGGATCCTGGTATTGGACCGTTCCACTGTCGTTTCAGTCAGGGAGCCTTTACAAAATTCTGGTTTCAGATACCAATCAGCCAGACATTACTGACAGCTCAGATGCATCATTTTCGGTAGGTCTGTCGGTTGAAGGTCCCACTGATGGAATCGTAAGGAAGTTCCGGATACAATCGGTCTACCCAAATCCGTTTAATCCGGAAACGACACTTCAGTTGCAGGTAAATCGTGAAGGTGTTTACCAGATTTCTGTGTTTGATATGCTGGGCCGTCAGGTTCGCATACCGGATAAAGTTTATCTGAACCGGGGTGAACAGTCTCTCAGAATTCTGGCGACTGATTGGAGTTCCGGTTTGTATGTGATCAGGATTACAGGTGATGATAATCAGGAAGCAGTCAAGGTTGTTTATGCGCGTTAA
- a CDS encoding aryl-sulfate sulfotransferase, whose protein sequence is MFLLLTLSLLWIQSDPVTVLFNFPVKESKPVSANWPVVIRFSDPVSPEKLTIRLTGRDNRQISHSLRFSTDRKSVNLIPKVSYQDGEEVSILISGPGINELTWTFTGREGAPSLSTFYPVTISSESPESRITESKENRIRQINGVSIPADFPEMVISQTGPTDSGYVFTNNWSTVGETPYLIIMKNDGTPVYYRRMKEYSRDFKVQRPGLLSYFEPWAFYTMDSTYQDLKKYEPGNGASTDEHEFLVRPDNRVLMIAKYHHEVDMSTIVPGGNTKATVLENYIVELDEAGVTTFLWRSEDHFNLTDCYGISLTGSYIDYVHMNSISIDQDGHLIISSRHLNEITKIRYPQGDLIWRLGGRNNQFSFTNDVDRFTYQHYAQPTGPNRYLLFDNGNLHSVTASRAVEYQLDTTAMTAYKVWYYRHNPLLYSWFMGSAQRLPNGNTFISWAVDELPKITEVTPAGQVVYQMNFATPAHNYRSFRMKWKGQAVKPYVLGEINSSGSNLIFNLFGEKPVSFYRIYSGNTPTSLSLLDSTDGSSYLIKKLPGNAFYYFSVEGVWTDGSVSLRSEPLRLAVRNLVPGENMLFNGDFSADTYPWKLDTWDGAVASAMSLNGEALIQIGLGGPNTWSVEFKQADFSLEAGHTYRLSFDAWSNLKRTMEPIVGKAASPWTNYSGIGFIQIGTVRKNYSYTFKMPAFSEPNARLVFACGISSADVFLDNVVLKDITYVSVNDVTTPESFRVLGSYPNPFNPTTSVQVFLPAPGIVSVKMYDSIGKMMHDSDVSFSASGNQTIPITANGWSSGLYIVRLSYHSTHLSVPVILVK, encoded by the coding sequence TGTTTAACTTTCCAGTAAAAGAGTCAAAACCTGTTTCTGCAAACTGGCCGGTTGTTATCCGGTTTTCAGATCCTGTTTCCCCCGAAAAACTGACGATCCGGCTGACTGGCCGGGACAACCGGCAAATTTCTCACAGCCTCCGGTTTTCCACCGACCGGAAATCGGTAAACCTGATTCCGAAGGTTTCTTACCAGGACGGTGAAGAAGTTTCCATCCTGATTTCCGGTCCCGGGATAAATGAGTTGACCTGGACTTTTACTGGCAGGGAAGGGGCACCTTCATTATCAACTTTTTACCCGGTTACCATCAGCAGTGAATCCCCGGAATCCCGGATTACCGAGTCCAAGGAAAACCGGATCAGACAAATTAATGGAGTGAGCATTCCCGCCGATTTCCCTGAAATGGTTATCAGCCAGACCGGACCCACCGATTCGGGGTATGTCTTTACCAATAATTGGAGTACCGTTGGGGAAACTCCCTATCTGATCATCATGAAAAATGATGGGACGCCGGTTTACTACCGTCGTATGAAAGAGTATTCCCGTGATTTCAAAGTTCAGAGACCCGGTCTGCTCAGCTATTTCGAACCGTGGGCTTTTTATACGATGGATTCAACTTACCAGGATCTTAAAAAATATGAACCTGGAAACGGAGCATCCACAGATGAGCACGAGTTTCTGGTCAGGCCAGACAATCGTGTTCTGATGATAGCCAAATATCATCATGAAGTGGATATGAGTACCATTGTTCCCGGGGGGAATACAAAGGCGACCGTTTTGGAAAATTACATTGTGGAACTGGATGAAGCCGGTGTTACCACCTTCCTCTGGAGGAGTGAAGATCATTTTAATCTGACCGATTGCTATGGAATTAGCCTCACCGGCAGTTACATCGATTATGTTCATATGAATTCCATTTCCATCGATCAGGATGGTCATCTGATCATTTCAAGCAGACACCTGAATGAAATCACCAAAATCAGGTATCCCCAGGGCGACCTTATCTGGAGACTGGGTGGCAGGAACAATCAATTTTCATTCACCAATGATGTGGACCGTTTTACCTACCAGCATTATGCCCAGCCAACCGGTCCAAATCGTTACCTCCTTTTCGATAACGGAAATTTGCACTCTGTCACAGCCTCACGGGCAGTGGAATATCAGTTGGATACAACTGCCATGACGGCTTACAAAGTCTGGTATTACCGGCACAATCCCTTGTTATACTCATGGTTTATGGGATCGGCACAGCGGCTTCCAAATGGAAATACGTTTATTTCCTGGGCTGTTGATGAACTCCCGAAAATTACCGAAGTGACGCCCGCCGGTCAGGTCGTTTACCAGATGAATTTTGCAACACCAGCGCATAACTATCGTTCGTTCAGAATGAAGTGGAAAGGGCAGGCGGTTAAGCCCTATGTTCTTGGTGAAATCAATTCATCGGGATCCAACCTGATTTTTAACCTATTCGGCGAAAAACCGGTTTCCTTTTACCGGATTTATTCTGGAAACACCCCGACTTCCTTGTCTCTGTTGGATTCAACCGATGGTTCCTCCTACCTGATCAAAAAGTTGCCCGGAAATGCGTTTTATTACTTTTCTGTGGAAGGAGTCTGGACCGATGGATCGGTTTCCCTTCGGTCAGAACCGCTTCGGCTCGCGGTTCGTAATCTGGTTCCTGGTGAGAATATGCTGTTTAATGGGGATTTCTCAGCGGATACCTACCCATGGAAACTGGATACCTGGGATGGCGCGGTTGCCTCTGCCATGTCCCTGAATGGAGAAGCCCTGATTCAGATCGGACTGGGTGGGCCAAATACCTGGAGTGTCGAATTTAAACAGGCCGATTTTTCTCTGGAAGCTGGTCATACTTACCGCCTGTCTTTTGATGCCTGGTCCAATCTGAAACGAACCATGGAACCCATTGTTGGAAAAGCAGCCAGTCCATGGACCAACTATTCCGGAATCGGATTCATTCAAATTGGAACGGTCAGGAAAAACTACTCCTACACATTTAAAATGCCGGCTTTCTCTGAACCAAATGCCCGGCTGGTTTTTGCCTGCGGAATTTCTTCCGCCGATGTGTTTCTTGATAATGTCGTTCTGAAGGATATTACCTATGTTTCAGTAAACGATGTTACAACACCAGAATCATTCCGGGTGCTTGGTTCTTATCCGAATCCATTCAATCCAACCACATCTGTCCAGGTATTTCTTCCGGCGCCCGGAATAGTATCAGTAAAAATGTATGATTCAATCGGTAAAATGATGCATGATTCCGATGTCAGCTTTTCTGCCTCTGGAAATCAAACCATTCCGATCACAGCAAATGGTTGGTCAAGCGGACTGTATATCGTCAGATTATCTTATCATTCAACCCATTTGTCTGTTCCGGTTATACTTGTCAAGTAA